The DNA window ctcaaCTACTTCTAAAGTTAATGATGTTTATTCAGTTTGTCTTGATGTTTAAACCTTAACTTCCCTTTTAATAGATTGTTACACTTCCAATGTGTCTGGTTGGTGTATGGTTGGATAAACAGAAAAATTGGTTGGGTGTTTGTGTTTTGCAGGTTGAAAGATGCGAAATTCTGGGAggtcaaaaaaaaattgttcatGGACACCAAAACAACATAGTAACTAATATTTTACCCGGGCTGACTTGGAGAGGGTAACTTATGATCACGTGATAGCAACTATACATATCACGTGCgatttctctttttttgcAACGCAAGTAAAGGAAGGTATGACGAATATGAGTTACTATATAACATCACTACAAACAGTCCTGTTGAATTAGTCTTGCATTATATTTGCCTTTTTTCTTATCGTAAGTGTATTCCATTGCAGACAGTTTCCCACCTTTCACACATGCTGAATCTAAACCTTTTGTGAAGTTACGTATATTTAAACCTTTCCTCGCATCGTGCCCATAGAGAATagtgatatttttcaactctTTATGCTTTTCTACGTAATCTTCCCATATTTTGTACCATCGTACTGGATGCGATATATCGTCCTTATCCCTTGAAGCCTCACTCCAATCCCTATCGTTTACATACTTCATTTCAACGAGCGAATTGACgttgaatttattttcatcatcattgacTACATTTGGTAACATCCCCGCATGTACGCCATATAATATCTCATCTGTAAGGCCCAGTTCTAGTCGCGTTAATACCGAACAATGTCGAGCCAATGCACTCAGTTTTCTAAAGCCTATCTTGTTGGCTAAATTTACATGATTTTCGGTTactttgaattctttaCGTTTAATAACACTGTCATTATCGAAAAACAAATTACCTTTGAGAAAtgctaataataatgatactTCATGATTACCCAATAGACATTTCACATTGGCTTTATTATCCAAGATGAAATCGATAACTTTTTCTGAATCTGGACCTTTCATCGTAAAATCGCCGAGCAAAATAAGTAACGTCTCGTCATCAAGCCCCCCGAGCTtcttatttattaaattatcCAATTCCTTGAATTGCCCATGGACATCTCCAACGAACACTATTCTTTTATTAGGATCATCAATGTGCAGATTATCAGCCAGGACGTTTATCTTAGGGATCCCAATTGCTAGATCACTTTCTCCATTCATTAAATCCTTTCGAACAAAATAATACGTTATTACTAATATCACGACAAAAATACTAGATAAACCTATCTTTTTCCACTTGGCCTCCCTATGCTCTTTTACCATGCTGAAAACctattttttattgttgatCACAATGTTTGAGAATTTAACTTTTGATTAGCCCATTTCTCGGAAGAATCCCAAAccaagaaacaaaaaaaatttaaatgcTTCTTATGAAGAGAAGCTTCTGAGCCTCAGAGggtaaaaaaaagacataAAACGCAAAAGCAGCTTCAATCTGATGCCggttattatttttatgttCCCTCTTCTTCTAGGTCTGGATCAATTCTATCGCCTAAATATCTGCcatctaaaaattttaatgcATTCTTGTCGGTACATTTGTCCAGTACTTCTTGCGGGAAATATTCTTGCTTTACCTTACCGTCGAGATAATCTGGATTATATTTATAGCCCTTATGATATCCTAATTCCTCCATTAACTTCGTGGGTGCATTTCTAATATGCATTGGTATTTCGCTACTTGCCATCGAAAagacattttcattgagCATAGAACTAACTTTATTCCATGCCCTATATATCTCGACAGACTTAGGAGCACGTGCCAGTGCAACACAACATTGTGCTAGTGCAAGATTTGCTTCAGGTAGACCAATTTTCATAACTGCATTATGTGCCGCAATTGCTAGAGGTAATAGAGTATTATCCCGAAGACCAATATCTTCACTAGCAATTCGAATCATGCGTCTGGCAATATACAAAGGATCCTCTCCACCTTTTAACATTCGAGCTAGATAATATAGAGAGGCATTTTCGTCACTACCCCTTACAGCTTTATGGAACGCTGAAATGGTATCATAATGATTGTCTCCTTTGGGATCATAGTAGGTACTCAACCCATTACTACTGTTGCTTTTAACAATATCTCTAACCATTTCGACATCAatctcttcattttcacctTTTTGACGCGTTGAGATTTCAATCATTTCCAATAAGTTCAATGCTCTTCTTGTATCTCCAATGGAAACATCAACAATATATTCTAAGCATGCTCTTGAAAGTTTTAATGGTTGCTTGACACCTAAAATTAAGTTTCTACATTTGTTTAACAAAGCAGTTCCTCTTGAAAGTACAATGCAAAGTTCGTTGACGCTTAGCGTCTCAAGCACAAATACATGACATCTACTGATCAATGCATTATTGAGTGAAAAACTGGGGTTTTCAGTGGTGGCACCGATCAGTATTATATCGCCATTTTCCACATGAGGCAGCAATAAATCTTGTTGCGACTTATTGAACCTATGtatttcatcaatgaaaagaatcACCCTTCTCTTAGTTAATTGAAACTCTTTTTTAGCTCTGTCGAAAATAGATCTAAGCTCCTGAGTATTCGCTTTTGTTGCACTTGTTTCAATcatataatatttatttgttgCAGACTTCGTCAAGAGACGTGCTAATGAAGTTTTTCCTACACCTGGAGGACCCCAGAGTATCATTGATGGGATGACATTTTGTTCTATGTATTTGTATAAAATTCCTTTGGATTGAGACAAAATATGTTGCTGACCCACATATTCTTTCAACTCCTTTGGTCTTAGTTTTTCAGATAATGGtaaatgaataattttttgtagATACTTGATCTCATTCTCCCTCTCGATCTTGGGATCGGGTTTAATCTTTTTATGCACTACtacgttttcttcttcttctgctcCTACTTGTTTCTTATCCTCGTCATCAATATTCACTACTGTTGTATCCTCTGGTGGCCCTCTTTTTCGATTTCCCTGCAGCAGAGATGATACACTTTTAGTCTTTGTTTCTGGGACTGAGGAATGTGGAGTCTCAGCACATGTATTTAAATGAGCATTAATGCTCGAAAAGAGTACTTTCTTTGAACAAACAGGGCAGCTGACTAATTGTGGCTTCGCCTCTAGCTGAGAATTTCTATTGAAAGACTTCATACAGCCCTTAGGGTCAAGAATAGATGTTTCGACTCCTGCTTGAACAGCAACTAATAAAAGTCGATGCTTTTTACGTAACATCCGAAGACGAACAAGACACGTTAAAAAACATATGTGATAAATATACTGAGGCACGCGATTGTTCCAGACGAATTAGAAAGTAAACGGCATGGAACCTTCATCTCTCccatgaaaatgaaacgTCTCCTATGACGCCATCTCTTGTTGAAAGTCACCCTTTGTATAGTCTTTAGCATTCTGACCATCTGGATGTGcctatttctttcaattcacAGTATGGCTCTTATTTACACGAAATGTCTCACAACTTCGACAAGATTCTTATGACTACTTTACAAAGTAATATAGTTCTCATCAGTTGACTGCAAAATGAAGTCTCTTGATACAATGGAATTTGCATTTTTTGTTGCATCCTTcgatataaaaaaatgattgTCGCCGCAAATAACTTTTGAGATCATGCCTTGCAGAAGATGGATCCATGCTCAAAAAACACTTAGAGTCGACTAAGTGACGGATATCATGAATTGCAGGCTCTTTTCTGTGACATTGCTATGTTTGCTACTCATAGCTAGATTATTTATACAACCGTTCTATTCAATTATATCGGATTGTGATGAAACTTTTAATTACTGGGAACCATTGAATCTTCTCGTGAGAGGATTCGGTAAGCAAACATGGGAGTACTCACCAGAGTACTCAATTAGGTCATGGGCCTTCCTAGTGCCCTTTTATCTCATATTGTACCCGGTTAACCACCTCACAGATAtggaaaaaatatggaattTCTATTTGACTAGAATGTTACTAGGgttattatcatcaattCTAGAATATAAACTCTTCTTAGAGATACAAAATACCATGACAGTACAAATTGCCAATATGTGGCTTCTTCTACAAATTTTCAATCCAGGCTATTTCCATGCAAGTGTAGAATTATTACCATCATCGATTGCTATGCTTCTATTTCTTGGCTCAATAAGGCACACTTTGCGTTATTTATCGATTAACTCGAATAGCAATTTTGTCTCAAGTTTAAGTTTCAACTTCATGGCTAGTATATTGGGGTGGCCATTTGTTTTAGTTCTAAGTGTGCCTATGTGTATCCACTATGTTTTCACTCATAGAATTATTTCAACTCTAAGAACTGTTTTTGACTGTACGCTTGTCTTATCCCTTATTGGAACTTTGGTAATGATAATTGACTCCTCCTTTTATGGGAAATTTACACCAGTGTCttggaatattttaaaataCAATGTCATTAATGCAAATGAGAATGCTGGCCCTAACATATTTGGCACTGAACCATGgcaatattattttttaaatctcctattgaatttttcagttccTTCATTGGCCTTTGTCTTCTTAGGAATTATTCACAGAAGATTATGGCCACTATGGACGGCAATGCTCCTGTGGATAGCAATATTCCTTGCGCAACCACATAAAGAGGAAAGATTCCTGTATCCAATATACGGCTTAATTAGTTTATTTGGCGCCATAGGTTTCTATGATTTAACGAAGATATTCCATCCCTACAGATCaaccaaaataataatgaaatttttcattggttTACTGATTATCATGCAATCAGTATCCCGTATTATAGCACTAATCAACAATTATGGTGATCCATTGTCTGTATATGCTAAACTTTATGATATAGCTGATTCTGGGAATAATGGGGTAGTAAATGTTTGCACAGGAAGGGAATGGTACCATTTCCCATCTTCCTTCCATTTACCTGATAACCATAGGTTAAAATTCATAAGATCTGGCTTTGACGGCCTTCTACCTGGTGATTTTcatgaaactgaaaatattttagaAAGTATTCGTGCAATTCCAAAGGGAATGAACAATTTAAACCTATTTGACGACTCTAAGATCACTGCCCTTGATGAATGTAAGTACGTGGTGGATATTTTAGACATGCCTACATCTGATGACGACGTTTTCAATCCTTCGGCAAGTGTAAGATCCAAATCATGGGAAGCTATTCATTGTGAATCGTTTGTTGACGTAGAtaattctaaaattttggGAAGATCATTTTATGTCCCTGAATGGCTACAAAATATGATGAAACTATATTTTGGGAAAGTTTGGGATCACATCTACAAGttagaaaaattcaaatactGTATATTTTCGAGATTGCCtcaagaagatgaaatatAATAACTTTATACTgtcaaattttccaaataaaTACTAGAAATAATTGTATTTAATCTTAATATGCTTTTAATTCAAAAGCTACAATAATTAACTGTGTATTGtgatgatatatatatatagctACTTTTTCAAACAAGCCCGATCCtgcaaatattttttttctttctcatcgcaattttgaaaaaaatatgtgCATCTTAAACACAgtaaaatcaatatatcAAAGCTCATCTTTTCAATAGACAGAATAGCCCAACTGTCAGATATGTCTACTAAGCCTACTGAAAGTGGTGGGAAGAAGACATTGAATAAGAATCAAAAACTcaggaaaaaaagagtcAGAAATGCAAGATCAATCAGAGCAGAGGCAATAATCgcatcaaaatcaaatacgTCTAATGAATTAACAGAAACCGGTGGCATTCTGAAAGTGGATCAGTTTATAAACTCCCGTCATTATGAAATCAACCAACTGCAAATAGCGATGCATAGGTCGAAACGCTCGAGTTCCACTAGAGTTTTCCAAGCTTTGCCTCGTAAATTGCGTCGTAGAACTGCTTCACATAACATACGTAGGATCCCAAAAAGAATGAGAAATAGGGCAATTCGTGAAATGACAAAAAGTGCTCAACAAAATCCCATTTCACCTGGCCTCAAAGGGAGGAAGCTTCACGGTCTTTCGTCATCTGCTTTGTATAAAGCTAGGATGCAAGTAAAATTGCTGCGTCTTGCCGCTAAGTCAAATTCACTAAAGCTTCAATTACCAGAGGGTGCTACTGAAGCCAAGGTAAACTTAAGACAGAGGATAAAATTACTGAACAACGCTATTAAAAGTTCTAAAAGGACTACCATACTTAAGATGAATAATAGGATGGGCAGTTATGATAATACTGGTATAAATGAAATGGCACCGATCCCAAGAGGGCGCATCAAGTATTACAAAAGACAACGGGTGTTCAGTTGGCTTCCTACTCACATTTGGAACGCCAAGAGGTCCCATATGATGAAGCGTTGGGGATTCCAAATTCCTTGGTCAGCCACCCaaaaatgtttcaaattGTCTCATAGATTAGGTAACAGCACCGCAGCATCTGATGGCGCCCTATGCATTGATTCAAGTTTTGTGGGCACCATGATTCTTAGGGACAATGACTCAACTGGTGCTTTCCTCAAGGACTTAATTTCCAAGATAACAAATGGTCGTgccattttgaaaaaatattactCTTCCAAATGTTTTTTCGAGGGATTATTATATGATTTAAATTCTCATGAAGTTGTTCTAGGACCTTTTGATTTGTTATGGATTAATGATGTAACAGTATTATTAAGATTGCACCCTTCCTTGTATAgtgatttattcaattcacTCTTACAATTCAAGGATAATATATCCATTCAGGACTGCCGATTCTCTCTTGCTAGTATTACCCTGAAGGGATCTAAGTCATCCTCTGCACTCGCTAGCATATTAAGGAGTGTTGGACCATCAAAATCCTTCGAACAGCTAAAGCTTATATCTAGACTAACGGACCCTTCTGTCTTACCCTCTAAAACGATGTTCGCCTTCAACGCTATCGATCCTCGCCATTTGGCCAatccaaagaaaataacTAAGCCCAATAAGGACTTGAGTGTTGAACAGATAATGTCCCTACAAACTGAGTTTCCTGCTACAGAATTTTCAAGTGTATTGCAGAGGTTAGTTGATCCTactgaaagagaaaattcCTACAAAAACCAACAAACACTAAAGGGGCTAGCACGTAGACGTAGGAACCTGTTACTTTCCGACGCTGCTAACGAGCATACGTCAACTATTCCACATGATTCTATAAATGATCCATCTATCCCAATTGTTATAATAAGAAGACAAAAATCTATGGATTGGGTTGTTGTAATGCCTTGGTTTTGGATGCTACCTTTCTGGTACCAATTAAATCGTATTCCAAGGATCTTTAATGTTGGATTAAGACAAGTACAGCAGTTGAACTATGAACAGCGTCAGTTATATTTCCCGGATGACTATCCATTTACTAGCACGGGCTACATGGAAAATAACCTCTACAAAAGGAGCTCACTAAAGGCTAAATGGGACAAGAAACCACGAGCTAGAAGATTaaatttcgaaaaaattaaagatatTCACTCTGTTACGCTGCCCTCCTTCACTGGTGAAATTGGTGACTACTTTAGTTGTGATTGGAAATTACTGCaaattttaagaaatggaattgaatttttgacaaAAAATGGCGAAGAAGTAAATATGATAGaatcaaataaaacaaCCCAGTTTGATGACCATAAAAATAGAATTGTTACTGTATTGAACGATCTTTTTGAGttatataaagatgaaatttcagCAGATAAAGTAGATGATGTTGTACCAGTAAAATTTGCTACTGCATTATCGGAACCAGTGGCCAACAAGGTATCTACTTTACTAGACATTTCAACCCAAGCACTAGCTATAGTACCAATAACATGTGAAGTAAGTGGTAGAGGACATCCTAGGGATAATGCCAGAATATATCAAATCCCGTCGGAGCATAAAATATTCTGGCACAATGTGGTGAAGGGTGTTTATCGTTCTGATGGTAGAATTGACCATAATCAGACTATTCCATTACCAAAGCCACATCATCTTATTGGTTTTATTACTAGCGGTACTTTCCATCTATCTGAAGGTAGAGGTGTTGGGAACGGGTTCATCGACCAGAAATTCGCTCAAGAACAAAAGGACAAATATATTCTAATAAGAAATGTCGGTACGAATGTATATAGAGTTGCACATTGGGATTATATACATGTATAATAGATAATGCATCCATTTCATCGAACACattttattaataaattgcACCGCTTACcctcattttttttcataacTTTTCACCGTTGCGacgaatttttttttccgCCATCAGCTTTCATATAAAAAGTTGACAGTTTTCCCGTTTctaattgataaaaaaacatatttcattttatttcaaagttccacttttttcttaatttttttttttaaatcttcatACTTACCTTAAGACGCCAGGGGAGATCAAGAAGTCCTACTGGTCGAGTATGCACTTTCACTTAGAAGGATACTAAGCATTCGAAACCACTTCTGTGGCTTTTTTAATTGATGTAAGTTCCTTAGTCAATGTTAACACATACATGCGAAAGGTGTACTTGCTGACGTTTCGTTTTCCTGTTCTATGCGTGTGTTATCTGTCTTTGATGGAAAAATGCACTCTTAGGGCcctttctttcttctgcCTGGAGAAGCATGGTACCGAGTACAAATCGGTGCTAGGAAAGCtggaatattttaaaatgtgatcaatattattttattgtGTCAACTGAGTGTCGAGtgattgaatgaaattgatcCCGATTGGAGTAATCTTATTGTGGAGGttaaatttcattttcatgatCTTTTGGCTTAGcaagattttgataatatgtCCTTTGGACAGTTAATGTTGTTGCAATACTTTTGAAATGTTTTAGTAGAAACGGGTGGGTcttacaatttttgatttattttctttaatccaattgattttggatttctttattttcctCATTTTTTTAGTACGTCAGAAGACGTAcataaaaatgatagaaTTTGAAGTCATTATAAATTGAGTGATCGCATTTCTCTTATATAGTATTCTATATTTACTTTGATTGGTGAATGCTCGTCACGAAAAGACTGGTTCATGGAGGTCAGTCCGTGTCACATATCCATTTTTCGTTTCGATATGCTCAAGAAATAAGATGGTGCCATAATATTtgctttcttttccttGTAATCCTATACTATGATCATGCTGTGACAAAATAATTACTATATAATGTCTCTTGAAGACATGAGTACAGTGCCTAGTAGTATGCTGGTGAATATAAGCAAGGTAAATTTGGATAGGATTGCTGCCATTCTGTCAAAATGTCCATTATACAATCTTCAAATGGGACTCCATTGAGTTCAcattgatcaattttgtCACTCAACATATCAgccatttttaatatagCTTTGGAACCGGTCtttgcattttcattatcatcttttatatcaatattaatGACGTGaacaattttattcaaagttCCCCCTCTGTTCATTAAATCTTCACATACAGAATCGAAACATCTCTCTTCACAAGTGaaaacaaaatcaaatacCTTTGAACCATTCTCATGCCATTTTTCTGggaatttcttgatttttctaTTACGATCTAGCATCTGTAATAGACCATTGGCTTTATAACGGTCAGCAGACTGTGATAAAAGATCATTATATATATCGTTATAAGGCGTACCAAATGGATAAACATTTGGTTTATCTATAGAGAGACCAGGTAATCTAACAGCGGACCCTGTCCCATAAGAACTAACATTGTAGCCTGCCTCTTGAAGCACTCTATGTGATTCCATCGatctattattatttgatgcACATACTGTACAAAATTCCAAGCTCTTACTACGACGTGTCATGTATTCTGGTTGCTTTTAGATTAGTTTTCCTGCACCTGCAACGCCTTATTTCTTTGTACCTCCTTTATAATAGGTCTAATGCGACTAAGAACTATATCAATTCAATACTGTTAGATCGAACAAATAAGAGATTTAAATGTCGATGTGTGTGTTTTGTCATATCGAATATTTTTCCATGTCTGGCGAAAAAATCAACATGAACTTGAATGTTCGGGTAACATGACCTAACATATATTTACATGCTATTTAGGTGTTGAAATGAAATGGTGAGTAATATCACTATTACGATTACCATGACGATACTTGCGATATATCGttaagaatatatataaaatttgcATTGAGGTTGATCACGGTGCCATATTTTCCGAGGTTTCAATTCCGACAGTATCCTGTTCTACGAGTACGGGTTCAATTTCAACATCTAAGTCGCATGAATTCATGGTCCTGCTCTCTAAAACTAtgattttctgttttttaCATTGCACATTCTGATACTCACTTAGACTTGTTCTTGGATACGTTTCATGTCCGTACAATATGCTTCCTAGATCAACGTAGTCGCTATCGAGCGGATTGACTGATTtaacttcaaatgaattggAAGAAGACGCCATACTATCCACATCAAAATCAccaaaattagaaatttcatcCAAACGTTTTTCTGATATGTTTATAATTTGAGAAGTATTAACTAAAGATTTCCAAGTTTCCCATTCTTGTTCTCCCGATATTAAAATTCCAATCAACATCGACGGATCCATATCCTTAATGTCTAGTTTACCAAAATTTGTTGTATGACATGTTTCATATACTGACGGATCTACCAATGAAGGCTGAGGTCTATGTGGATCAAAATAAAGTAACTCATTGCCTTGATGcccaaaaaaatataatgagGAGGACGGCCTACCTCCAGCAATCCCAACAGAAAATTTCGAATCTAAGATATTTAATATATCTTCCCAATAGAATGAGTTTACAGCGTCAAGTCCCAATTTTACACccattaaaaataaaattttgctATCCATGTTTTCCTCAAATATCTCCCGTACGTCATCTTCGAATATATCGCCGGATGAAACCGACACCAGACACTTATCTATTCCACATTCTGGAAACTCTTCAATTAAGCTCTGTATACTGATTGATGTAGCTGCTGGTCCAAACCATTCTCCGGGTTTCTTATTCGCTAACTTATTGCCTTTTTCAACAAACTTATGTATCGAAAATGGTTCTTGTGTGGTATCTCTGAACCAACTAATGATTTCATCGTCTTTGATACCCATTTTGTTATCAAGTCGAAAATGCCTTCCTAATTTGGCAAGTTGTAAAGCGTTTCCCAACAGAGATTGACCAGTTCGTATCATGCAGCCCCAGCCTATATCTGTATTAAAACAATCAGGATTATTTATTACATTTTCTAACGTGTTGATTGGATTATCTCTGAAGATCATGCGAAAGTTCAAAGGTGAAGGTCCCTCAGATGACCTTAATATTGgttgaaattttgttcTATAAGTAAATGCTAGTCTTGAGTTAACGTCAGACAAAAAATCTTGATTTAAATTGCTATTCCTATTAaagaaagttttgaaaaaactgTTGTCATCAATATTGTTGGCCGAATCACTTTGTGGTGGATAATGGCGTCCTAAAACAACATAAGgatattcttcttgatcTGCACTTCCTGTCTCATTTTTGTGACTCGAAAGTTTTTGTATAAGTTCCATAATTCTCTATTCAAGACAACCGAACGTCTTAACCTATGAAATTGTCCTTGGTCTTAGTATACTTCCCAGCAAATTACACTATCTTTGTTACTTGTAACATCTGACAATCCTTTTTATGGGACCTTTTTGACAATCGGAAACTTTTGATGTTTTGCGATGAGATGCTAAAAAAGCATATTGAGTCAAAAGCAGTATTATCAGTTTAAGAACTTTGGATACAATCTAGACAGCTGAATTTTGAGCTGAACGTCACTTCTGAAGGCAAAAAATCATGGCAAAGAGACACAAGCATTATCAAGGAGGTAGGAAAAAACGCTCTGGTGATGgaaataagaaaatatcaCATAAGATGAAAAATCGCCGTCGCTCAAATCGTCCAACTGTCCAACAATCTCAGATTGACAACTGGCATAACTCCTCTGTGCCCATGGGTGGGGCCGATTTTGgctttgatattgatatgGAGGAGACTGATTGTTATAGGCCCAGCAGACCCACAATTTCGGCGGATGCTGTAGAGGATTATTATtttaagaagaaatttggaGATAAATCGATGAGACTTGGTGGATTGAGACCTGGTCATAGATTTGAGGAtagtgaagaaaatttggcCGTAAATGGTGCTTCATTTAGGAAAAGACCTATGGTTTTCGTGAAATCCAAAGAATTATATGATCCTTCTCACGACTTGATCCTGAAGTTGGCagaaaagaacaaaatctCCAACTTTCCACCTCCTGAAGAATCATCTGAGCATATACAGAGTGCgttggaagaagaagatgatgatagtGACCAGGAAAAGTCCTTGTTAACAGTAAGCGTGGAGTCCGAAGAAGAATCAGAAGAGTCTATTCCTGTAACTGACTCTTATGCAGATGTGAAAGATGAGGATTTGTTTGTTGTTGATGAGGATGGTGATGTAGAaatagatgaagaattcattGAGATTGATGAGGAGACATCTATTAAGAGTCCTGAGAACTCTGCTGTGGAATTCAACCCATCTCTAGTTGTTGGCAAAGTAGAATTGAAACTGAAAGCTGACGAATCTAACTATAATAATGTTGTAATCGAAAGTCCAAATCATAGAGCACATCCATTCAGCTCTTATATTTCCAATGTAATGAAAAGTATGAATGACGATTCTGAATCCTATGATTCTTCCGACTATgataaacaaaatattcCTGACACTATTGCACCTTACGAAATCACTGAAGATCAAGTTGACGATTCAAACATTGAGTCACCAGAAATGGAATATATGCAAAATTCACAATCTAGTAAACAAGATATCAAGCTGGCCAACAATATACAATCTTTCCA is part of the Kazachstania africana CBS 2517 chromosome 1, complete genome genome and encodes:
- the PPN2 gene encoding putative serine/threonine-protein phosphatase (similar to Saccharomyces cerevisiae YNL217W; ancestral locus Anc_2.28), translated to MVKEHREAKWKKIGLSSIFVVILVITYYFVRKDLMNGESDLAIGIPKINVLADNLHIDDPNKRIVFVGDVHGQFKELDNLINKKLGGLDDETLLILLGDFTMKGPDSEKVIDFILDNKANVKCLLGNHEVSLLLAFLKGNLFFDNDSVIKRKEFKVTENHVNLANKIGFRKLSALARHCSVLTRLELGLTDEILYGVHAGMLPNVVNDDENKFNVNSLVEMKYVNDRDWSEASRDKDDISHPVRWYKIWEDYVEKHKELKNITILYGHDARKGLNIRNFTKGLDSACVKGGKLSAMEYTYDKKKGKYNARLIQQDCL
- the MGS1 gene encoding ssDNA-dependent ATPase MGS1 (similar to Saccharomyces cerevisiae MGS1 (YNL218W); ancestral locus Anc_2.26); this encodes MKSFNRNSQLEAKPQLVSCPVCSKKVLFSSINAHLNTCAETPHSSVPETKTKSVSSLLQGNRKRGPPEDTTVVNIDDEDKKQVGAEEEENVVVHKKIKPDPKIERENEIKYLQKIIHLPLSEKLRPKELKEYVGQQHILSQSKGILYKYIEQNVIPSMILWGPPGVGKTSLARLLTKSATNKYYMIETSATKANTQELRSIFDRAKKEFQLTKRRVILFIDEIHRFNKSQQDLLLPHVENGDIILIGATTENPSFSLNNALISRCHVFVLETLSVNELCIVLSRGTALLNKCRNLILGVKQPLKLSRACLEYIVDVSIGDTRRALNLLEMIEISTRQKGENEEIDVEMVRDIVKSNSSNGLSTYYDPKGDNHYDTISAFHKAVRGSDENASLYYLARMLKGGEDPLYIARRMIRIASEDIGLRDNTLLPLAIAAHNAVMKIGLPEANLALAQCCVALARAPKSVEIYRAWNKVSSMLNENVFSMASSEIPMHIRNAPTKLMEELGYHKGYKYNPDYLDGKVKQEYFPQEVLDKCTDKNALKFLDGRYLGDRIDPDLEEEGT
- the ALG9 gene encoding dolichyl-P-Man:Man(6)GlcNAc(2)-PP-dolichol alpha-1,2-mannosyltransferase (similar to Saccharomyces cerevisiae ALG9 (YNL219C); ancestral locus Anc_2.24); this encodes MNCRLFSVTLLCLLLIARLFIQPFYSIISDCDETFNYWEPLNLLVRGFGKQTWEYSPEYSIRSWAFLVPFYLILYPVNHLTDMEKIWNFYLTRMLLGLLSSILEYKLFLEIQNTMTVQIANMWLLLQIFNPGYFHASVELLPSSIAMLLFLGSIRHTLRYLSINSNSNFVSSLSFNFMASILGWPFVLVLSVPMCIHYVFTHRIISTLRTVFDCTLVLSLIGTLVMIIDSSFYGKFTPVSWNILKYNVINANENAGPNIFGTEPWQYYFLNLLLNFSVPSLAFVFLGIIHRRLWPLWTAMLLWIAIFLAQPHKEERFLYPIYGLISLFGAIGFYDLTKIFHPYRSTKIIMKFFIGLLIIMQSVSRIIALINNYGDPLSVYAKLYDIADSGNNGVVNVCTGREWYHFPSSFHLPDNHRLKFIRSGFDGLLPGDFHETENILESIRAIPKGMNNLNLFDDSKITALDECKYVVDILDMPTSDDDVFNPSASVRSKSWEAIHCESFVDVDNSKILGRSFYVPEWLQNMMKLYFGKVWDHIYKLEKFKYCIFSRLPQEDEI
- the POP1 gene encoding ribonuclease P/MRP protein subunit POP1 (similar to Saccharomyces cerevisiae POP1 (YNL221C); ancestral locus Anc_2.22) translates to MSTKPTESGGKKTLNKNQKLRKKRVRNARSIRAEAIIASKSNTSNELTETGGILKVDQFINSRHYEINQLQIAMHRSKRSSSTRVFQALPRKLRRRTASHNIRRIPKRMRNRAIREMTKSAQQNPISPGLKGRKLHGLSSSALYKARMQVKLLRLAAKSNSLKLQLPEGATEAKVNLRQRIKLLNNAIKSSKRTTILKMNNRMGSYDNTGINEMAPIPRGRIKYYKRQRVFSWLPTHIWNAKRSHMMKRWGFQIPWSATQKCFKLSHRLGNSTAASDGALCIDSSFVGTMILRDNDSTGAFLKDLISKITNGRAILKKYYSSKCFFEGLLYDLNSHEVVLGPFDLLWINDVTVLLRLHPSLYSDLFNSLLQFKDNISIQDCRFSLASITLKGSKSSSALASILRSVGPSKSFEQLKLISRLTDPSVLPSKTMFAFNAIDPRHLANPKKITKPNKDLSVEQIMSLQTEFPATEFSSVLQRLVDPTERENSYKNQQTLKGLARRRRNLLLSDAANEHTSTIPHDSINDPSIPIVIIRRQKSMDWVVVMPWFWMLPFWYQLNRIPRIFNVGLRQVQQLNYEQRQLYFPDDYPFTSTGYMENNLYKRSSLKAKWDKKPRARRLNFEKIKDIHSVTLPSFTGEIGDYFSCDWKLLQILRNGIEFLTKNGEEVNMIESNKTTQFDDHKNRIVTVLNDLFELYKDEISADKVDDVVPVKFATALSEPVANKVSTLLDISTQALAIVPITCEVSGRGHPRDNARIYQIPSEHKIFWHNVVKGVYRSDGRIDHNQTIPLPKPHHLIGFITSGTFHLSEGRGVGNGFIDQKFAQEQKDKYILIRNVGTNVYRVAHWDYIHV